A single genomic interval of Dromiciops gliroides isolate mDroGli1 chromosome 1, mDroGli1.pri, whole genome shotgun sequence harbors:
- the TNFSF9 gene encoding LOW QUALITY PROTEIN: tumor necrosis factor ligand superfamily member 9 (The sequence of the model RefSeq protein was modified relative to this genomic sequence to represent the inferred CDS: deleted 1 base in 1 codon): MLRPRDPPPPGQWVNGGWGGNGVGFPPRKATLPGRKDKTGPPWPAGTQNDLAMGSPSDPENPDRFSQAPVRTCRVLDWVLGTALLLLLAGVVAAYTALRTNSAQPPASQGLSAPGFRAQGPYAQLVMKDIVVKNMTLNWHSDSRLSGVFLAPQMNYDVNKRELEVGVAGLYFIYAHLKLQQVVVPAYSQGTIEVSVSGVQGFGPRPLLTLSLELGPYSTSTTTTSESSLIFLNPGDRLRLNMSTTAGDFLDWLGASTFGLFWVAGGQQLTEPGTYLL, encoded by the exons ATGCTCCGACCCAGGGACCCACCCCCTCCCGGGCAGTGGgtgaat ggggggtgggggggaaatggAGTCGGGTTCCCGCCCCGGAAGGCTACACTTCCTGGTCGCAAGGATAAAACTGGCCCTCCCTGGCCAGCGGGGACACAAAACGATCTCGCCATGGGTTCCCCTTCGGACCCAGAAAACCCAGACCGCTTCTCTCAGGCTCCGGTCCGCACCTGCCGTGTCCTGGACTGGGTTCTAGGGACAGCGCTGCTACTGCTGCTGGCCGGAGTCGTGGCCGCTTACACTGCTTTAAGGACAAACTCTGCCCAACCTCCTGCTTCGCAAGGGCTCTCTGCCCCCGGGTTCCGCGCTCAG GGTCCCTATGCCCAGCTGGTGATGAAGGACA TCGTGGTGAAGAACATGACACTGAACTGGCACAGTGACTCTCGTCTTTCCGGAGTCTTCCTGGCCCCACAGATGAATTATGATGTCAATAAGAGAGAGCTGGAGGTTGGTGTGGCCGGCCTTTACTTCATCTACGCCCACCTGAAGTTGCAGCAGGTGGTGGTTCCTGCTTACAGCCAGGGGACCATAGAAGTCTCTGTGTCCGGGGTGCAGGGCTTTGGCCCTCGACCTCTCTTGACTCTCTCCCTGGAGTTGGGACCTTACAGCACTTCCACTACCACCACCTCAGAGTCCTccctcatcttcctgaatcctggggaTCGCCTCAGGCTTAATATGAGCACCACAGCAGGGGACTTCCTGGACTGGTTAGGGGCCAGTACCTTTGGCCTTTTCTGGGTGGCTGGGGGACAGCAGTTAACTGAACCTGGGACATATTTATTGTGA